One Punica granatum isolate Tunisia-2019 chromosome 3, ASM765513v2, whole genome shotgun sequence genomic window carries:
- the LOC116199900 gene encoding serine/threonine-protein phosphatase PP2A catalytic subunit, translating into MPSHADLDRQIEQLMECKPLSEAEVKTLCDQARAILVEEWNVQPVKCPVTVCGDIHGQFYDLIELFRIGGNAPDTNYLFMGDYVDRGYYSVETVTLLVALKVRYRDRITILRGNHESRQITQVYGFYDECLRKYGNANVWKYFTDLFDYLPLTALIESQIFCLHGGLSPSLDTLDNIRALDRIQEVPHEGPMCDLLWSDPDDRCGWGISPRGAGYTFGQDIAAHFNHTNGLTLISRAHQLVMEGYNWCQEKNVVTVFSAPNYCYRCGNMAAILEIGENMDQNFLQFDPAPRQIEPDTTRKTPDYFL; encoded by the exons ATGCCGTCGCACGCGGATCTGGACCGGCAGATCGAACAGCTGATGGAGTGCAAGCCGCTCTCCGAGGCGGAGGTGAAGACGCTCTGCGATCAGGCGAGGGCGATCCTTGTGGAGGAGTGGAACGTGCAGCCCGTCAAGTGCCCCGTCACCGTTTGCGGAGACATCCACGGCCAGTTCTACGATCTGATCGAGCTGTTCCGGATAGGAGGCAACGCGCCTGACACCAACTATCTCTTCATGGGCGATTATGTTG ATCGTGGGTATTACTCAGTGGAGACAGTCACACTTCTAGTTGCTCTGAAAGTGCGTTATCGAGATAGAATAACAATTCTCAGAGGAAATCATGAGAGCCGGCAAATAACTCAAGT GTATGGCTTTTATGATGAATGTCTGAGAAAATATGGAAATGCCAATGTCTGGAAGTACTTTACAGATCTGTTTGATTATCTTCCCCTGACTGCACTCATTGAGAGCCAG ATTTTCTGTTTGCATGGAGGTCTTTCACCGTCTTTGGACACATTAGACAACATTCGAGCACTGGACCGAATTCAGGAG GTTCCGCATGAAGGGCCGATGTGCGATCTCTTGTGGTCTGATCCAGATGATCGCTGTGGGTGGGGAATCTCTCCACGAGGTGCTGGGTATACATTTGGGCAGGATATCGCAGCCCACTTCAATCATACCAATGGTCTCACCCTGATCTCAAGAGCCCACCAGCTTGTCATGGAAGGATACAACTGGTGTCAG GAGAAGAATGTGGTGACTGTATTCAGCGCTCCGAATTATTGTTACCGGTGCGGGAACATGGCTGCGATACTAGAGATTGGTGAGAATATGGACCAGAATTTCCTGCAGTTCGATCCTGCGCCTCGGCAAATCGAGCCTGACACCACACGCAAGACTCCTGACTATTTTTTGTAA
- the LOC116199830 gene encoding probable inactive receptor kinase At1g27190, with product MKPTMELLVPFSAVFFLLLLPQLAFLCAAVEDDVLCLEGVKNSLSDPQGRLASWDFTNTSASNICTLNGVTCWNLNENRLISLQLSSMGLAGQLPESLKNCHSLQALDLSSNSLSGPIPPQICTWLPYLVTLDLSKNSLSGPIPDQIVNCKFLNSLILSDNELSSSIPYGVSRLDRLKRFSVANNELSGAIPSDLSRFSRDDFRGNDGLCGKPLGAKCGGKLSGKSLGIIVAAGILGAVGSLVLGFGLWWWFFVRPANARRAGLGGGSGKNGRNWVELLRAYKLVQVTLFQKPIVKVKLADLLAATNVFDPETILTDTRTGVSYKAVLPDGSALAVKRLIGCGYGEKQFRSEMNRLGQLRHPNLVPLLGFCVVEEEKLLVYKHMANGTLSSHLHENTTYSVLDWPTRVRIGIGAARGLAWLHHNCVPPQLHQNISSNVILLDEDLDPRITDFGLARLVGARDSNDSSFRNGDLGELGYVAPEYSSTMVASAKGDIYSFGVVLLELITGRKPLEVVNGGEVFKGNLVDWVNQLSSAGRGKDAVDRSLFGRGHDDQIMTFLKVACSCVVPRPKDRPSMNEVYESLKSVANKQAVPE from the coding sequence ATGAAACCCACAATGGAGCTCTTGGTACCTTTCTCCgccgtcttcttcctcctcctgctGCCGCAGCTCGCATTCCTCTGCGCCGCCGTCGAGGACGACGTCCTCTGCCTCGAGGGCGTCAAGAACTCGCTTTCCGACCCACAGGGCCGGCTCGCATCGTGGGACTTCACCAACACCTCCGCCTCGAACATCTGCACCCTCAATGGCGTCACTTGCTGGAACCTCAACGAGAACCGCCTCATCAGCCTCCAGCTGTCCTCCATGGGCCTCGCCGGGCAGCTGCCGGAGTCCCTCAAGAACTGCCACAGCCTCCAGGCGCTGGATCTCTCCTCCAACTCCCTCTCCGGCCCCATCCCGCCCCAAATCTGCACTTGGCTTCCGTACCTGGTCACGCTAGATCTCTCCAAGAACAGCCTCTCCGGCCCCATCCCCGACCAGATTGTCAACTGCAAGTTCCTCAACAGCCTCATTCTCAGCGACAACGAGCTCTCCAGCTCGATCCCTTACGGGGTCAGCCGGTTGGACCGCTTGAAGAGGTTCTCCGTCGCGAACAATGAGCTTTCTGGGGCCATTCCCTCGGATTTGTCGAGATTCAGCCGGGACGACTTCAGGGGCAATGACGGGCTCTGCGGGAAGCCTCTCGGGGCCAAATGTGGCGGAAAGCTGAGCGGCAAGAGTCTCGGGATTATAGTTGCTGCTGGGATTCTCGGCGCCGTTGGGTCTCTGGTCCTTGGCTTCGGCCTCTGGTGGTGGTTCTTTGTCCGACCTGCCAATGCAAGGAGGGCAGGACTAGGCGGGGGTTCGGGCAAGAATGGCCGGAATTGGGTTGAGCTGTTGAGAGCTTACAAGCTAGTTCAAGTGACATTGTTTCAGAAGCCCATTGTCAAGGTCAAGTTAGCGGATTTATTGGCCGCAACTAATGTGTTTGATCCCGAAACCATCTTGACCGATACGAGAACCGGGGTTTCCTATAAGGCTGTTCTGCCTGATGGGTCCGCCCTTGCGGTTAAACGGTTGATCGGTTGCGGGTACGGTGAGAAGCAGTTCCGGTCAGAGATGAACCGGTTGGGGCAGCTCAGGCATCCCAATTTGGTTCCCTTGTTAGGGTTCTGCGTTGTGGAGGAGGAGAAGCTCTTGGTATATAAACATATGGCTAACGGGACGCTCTCCTCCCATCTGCATGAAAACACAACTTACTCCGTGCTCGATTGGCCCACTCGGGTCCGAATTGGCATCGGTGCAGCGAGAGGACTCGCTTGGCTCCACCACAACTGCGTGCCTCCGCAACTGCACCAGAACATCAGCTCGAACGTTATCCTACTGGACGAGGACCTCGATCCACGAATAACCGACTTCGGTCTCGCGAGGCTCGTAGGGGCCCGTGATTCCAATGACAGCTCGTTCCGGAATGGGGACCTAGGGGAGCTGGGTTACGTCGCCCCGGAGTACTCTAGCACGATGGTGGCTTCTGCCAAGGGTGATATCTACAGCTTCGGGGTCGTGCTGCTGGAGCTGATAACGGGGCGAAAGCCTCTTGAAGTCGTCAACGGAGGGGAAGTATTTAAGGGGAACCTGGTGGATTGGGTCAACCAGTTGAGCAGTGCTGGCCGGGGGAAGGACGCGGTGGACCGGTCCCTCTTCGGGAGAGGGCACGATGATCAGATCATGACCTTCCTGAAGGTTGCGTGCTCCTGTGTGGTCCCTCGGCCCAAGGACAGGCCTTCCATGAACGAAGTGTACGAGTCTTTGAAGTCCGTGGCCAACAAACAAGCTGTCCCAGAATAG
- the LOC116199903 gene encoding protein COFACTOR ASSEMBLY OF COMPLEX C SUBUNIT B CCB4, chloroplastic translates to MEARTFLCGSVPSHLKRPLRRFDPVFPRFVRASSSSSTSQEGERGQYRGPKPRKDWAADWVPNNEGTVRSLPIYVGGASLLAVLFNRAVSGIAPVADASSSQSRADLLTLGLAVTNILTGLVWLSIRPKSISVVKPEGVECRRIQSGLPELVVSELLWVWESLSTVTCCRSLVIIYDSICIMQIGVAAKSSAEDGGAVAVNPVKLMQGTLYQGIKKSKAQNYLANLSLYPGRSELPFLPANTQAVILQPLGDNGIAVIGGDTIRGFTTSDQTWIAYIGEKLDVTLAKHAGEISVLTQESVQRSNS, encoded by the exons ATGGAAGCAAGGACGTTTCTTTGCGGCTCCGTTCCCTCTCACCTGAAACGCCCTCTCCGCCGTTTCGACCCTGTCTTCCCGCGTTTCGTGAGAGCGTCGTCCTCCTCGTCGACTTCACAG GAAGGGGAGCGGGGCCAGTACAGagggccgaagccgaggaaggACTGGGCGGCGGACTGGGTACCGAACAACGAAGGAACCGTCAGGAGCCTGCCTATATACGTCGGCGGCGCTTCCCTGCTTGCTGTCCTCTTCAACCGTGCAGTTTCCGGTATTGCTCCCGTCGCCGATGCCAGCAG TTCACAATCAAGAGCTGATCTATTGACGCTTGGATTGGCGGTTACCAACATATTGACCGGCCTTGTTTGGTTGTCTATCCGGCCGAAGTCGATATCGGTG GTGAAACCGGAAGGCGTTGAATGCAGGAGGATACAGTCCGGGCTTCCCGAATTGGTAGTTTCCGAACTATTGTG GGTATGGGAATCTCTGTCGACTGTGACGTGCTGCAGGTCTTTGGTTATCATCTACGACTCCATTTGCATAATGCAGATTGGTGTGGCAGCTAAATCTTCTGCAGAGGATGGCGGAGCAGTAGCTGTGAATCCAGTCAAGCTGATGCAAGGAACACTCTATCAGGGCATTAAGAAATCCAAAGCTC AGAACTACTTGGCAAACCTATCGCTTTATCCCGGGAGGTCTGAGCTACCCTTTTTACCTGCAAACACGCAG GCAGTAATACTGCAACCTCTTGGAGACAATGGAATTGCGGTAATTGGAGGTGATACAATAAGGGGGTTCACTACATCAGATCAG ACATGGATAGCATATATCGGGGAGAAGCTCGATGTCACACTTGCAAAACATGCGGGGGAGATCTCGGTATTAACACAAGAGAGTGTGCAGCGATCAAATTCATAA
- the LOC116199929 gene encoding uncharacterized protein LOC116199929 has product MKPSSSQLLLLLFLLSLARVSSSSRPWPLGFHKATGGRRALLSFKETPKGGNVTFECSPSGACVPCLYSEKKSQKYRCSETGYRIPLKCIEVGDGTKVKSHKSRSAPEILHDKAGPLHQHDTEETRSIAQRALLEDSSPVEDERQSYITYRSCIPAANIEKLSVIGFEGIAFVLLLASCTFIYLRKKRSFMMMPGVGMTRIPTNARF; this is encoded by the exons ATGAAGCCTTCGAGCTCGCAgctgctcctcctcctcttccttctctcCCTCGCTAGggtttcctcttcctctcgcCCTTGGCCTCTCGGATTCCACAA AGCAACTGGTGGGCGCAGAGCTCTTCTGAGCTTCAAGGAGACGCCAAAAGGAGGCAACGTTACCTTCGAGTGCTCCCCCTCCGGTGCCTGCGTTCCTTGCCTCTACTCGGAGAAG AAATCGCAGAAATATCGCTGCAGTGAGACAGGCTATCGCATCCCTTTGAAATGTATTGAAGTTGGTGACGGCACAAAAGTAAAATCTCATAAGAGCCGGTCGGCCCCGGAAATCCTGCATGATAAAGCAGGGCCGCTTCATCAGCATGACACAGAAGAGACCAGGTCAATAGCACAAAGAGCTTTGTTGGAAGATTCATCCCCGGTGGAGGATGAGCGACAGTCATACATCACTTACAGAAGCTGTATACCAGCTGCAAACATAGAGAAACTGTCAGTAATTGGTTTCGAG GGAATTGCCTTTGTTCTGTTACTTGCAAGCTGTACATTTATATACTTAAGAAAAAAGCGCTCTTTTATGATGATGCCCGGGGTTGGAATGACGAGGATCCCTACGAATGCTAGATTTTGA